One genomic region from Candidatus Nomurabacteria bacterium encodes:
- a CDS encoding lysine--tRNA ligase, with product MANLKELRNERLRKLSDIKKLNLQPYPAKSGRTNTISEIIDKFSEFESKNVIVSGRIISTRKFGKIAFFVLRDTTAQIQLFLKHDVMEVLSVEHQNIGFEHINLLDPGDFIEVSGRVIKTQTGEISVEVKELRLLTKSLRPMPTTQDGFTNKEERLRRRYIDMNVNLDVKERFIRRSKFWQSTRDFLNQNGFIEINVPVLEHTTGGADANPFVTHMDALDQDFYLRISHELPLKRLLGAGFEKVYDIGPRFRNENYSDEHLPEHVAMEWYWAYADWQDGMSFTQQLVRYVADKTWGTRSFKLANGQEINLGEDGEDWPRLSFVDLIKDNYGLDVFECTLEQAVEQLKKIGGEVEKIDNRSRVIDKLWKKIRVNISGPAFLVDVPDYLQPLAKLQSKDPRLTEQFNLLLGGTEASKAYSELNDPVDQLSRFIEQQRMRDAGDSEAMMMDIDFIEMLEYGMPPACGYGHAERLFWLLEGVTAREGVPFPQLRSEVDEVTAGIYSDLDLGA from the coding sequence ATGGCAAATCTAAAAGAACTACGGAACGAACGACTACGTAAACTATCTGATATAAAGAAATTAAATCTTCAACCGTATCCTGCAAAATCAGGCAGAACAAACACCATATCAGAGATAATAGATAAATTTTCTGAATTTGAAAGCAAGAATGTAATAGTTAGTGGGCGGATAATCAGCACTCGCAAATTTGGAAAAATAGCTTTTTTTGTATTACGCGATACTACTGCCCAAATACAGTTGTTCTTAAAACATGATGTTATGGAAGTGCTTAGTGTTGAGCATCAAAACATTGGATTTGAACACATTAATTTGCTTGATCCTGGAGACTTTATTGAAGTATCTGGACGGGTTATAAAAACCCAAACTGGTGAGATATCAGTTGAGGTCAAAGAATTACGACTGCTTACGAAATCGCTACGCCCGATGCCTACCACTCAAGATGGCTTTACTAATAAGGAAGAGAGATTGCGTCGTCGTTACATTGACATGAATGTAAATCTAGATGTAAAAGAGCGCTTTATTAGGCGGAGCAAGTTTTGGCAATCGACCAGGGATTTCTTAAACCAAAATGGCTTTATAGAAATAAATGTTCCTGTGCTTGAGCATACAACAGGTGGGGCTGACGCCAATCCGTTTGTTACCCATATGGATGCACTAGATCAAGATTTTTATCTTAGGATAAGTCACGAACTTCCACTCAAGAGGTTGCTGGGTGCAGGTTTTGAAAAAGTATATGATATTGGTCCTCGCTTTAGGAATGAGAACTATTCTGACGAACACCTTCCAGAGCATGTAGCAATGGAATGGTATTGGGCATACGCTGATTGGCAAGATGGAATGAGCTTTACTCAACAACTTGTACGCTATGTTGCGGACAAAACATGGGGAACAAGAAGCTTTAAGCTAGCAAATGGTCAAGAGATTAACTTGGGTGAAGATGGTGAAGATTGGCCAAGGCTAAGTTTTGTTGATCTGATCAAAGACAACTATGGATTGGATGTATTTGAGTGTACACTTGAACAGGCTGTCGAGCAGCTAAAGAAGATTGGTGGAGAGGTTGAAAAAATTGATAATCGTTCAAGGGTTATTGATAAGTTGTGGAAGAAAATTCGTGTGAATATTAGTGGGCCGGCTTTTTTGGTTGATGTGCCAGATTATTTGCAACCGTTAGCAAAACTACAATCAAAAGATCCACGTTTAACAGAACAGTTTAACTTACTGCTCGGTGGCACAGAAGCTTCTAAGGCATACAGCGAGCTGAACGACCCAGTAGATCAGCTAAGTAGATTTATCGAACAGCAAAGGATGCGGGATGCTGGCGACAGTGAAGCTATGATGATGGATATTGATTTTATTGAAATGCTAGAATATGGCATGCCTCCAGCCTGTGGGTATGGTCATGCAGAACGGCTATTTTGGCTACTAGAGGGTGTGACAGCACGTGAAGGTGTGCCTTTCCCTCAACTTCGTAGTGAGGTAGATGAGGTTACTGCTGGCATCTACTCTGATCTTGATCTTGGGGCATAA
- a CDS encoding HAD hydrolase-like protein, with translation MKKVIFDFDGTLANSLPVVVSIAGDLLKYEASQNQIESFRNMTAKQVLKEIGVPLYKVPGILVKGRPLLQKRMNEVKIFPGLENVIKELASNGHKMYVVSSNSVGIINKFLTNYHLKQYFGGVYGNVGLFSKAQALKKVMKREGFAVEDSIYIGDEVRDIEAARKINMPIISVAWGYNGKQILSSYNPDYFAEEVTDIIKFINE, from the coding sequence ATGAAGAAAGTAATTTTTGATTTTGACGGTACTCTAGCAAATAGTTTGCCGGTTGTGGTTAGTATTGCTGGTGACTTATTGAAATACGAGGCAAGCCAAAACCAAATTGAAAGTTTTCGGAATATGACAGCAAAACAGGTTCTAAAAGAGATTGGGGTTCCGTTGTATAAAGTCCCAGGCATCTTGGTTAAGGGTAGGCCGTTATTACAAAAACGGATGAATGAAGTAAAGATATTTCCAGGCTTGGAAAATGTTATAAAAGAATTGGCTAGTAATGGACATAAAATGTACGTAGTTAGCTCAAATAGTGTCGGTATTATTAATAAATTTCTAACTAACTACCACCTAAAACAATATTTTGGTGGTGTATATGGAAATGTTGGTTTATTTAGTAAAGCTCAAGCATTGAAAAAAGTGATGAAAAGGGAAGGTTTTGCAGTAGAGGACTCGATATACATAGGCGATGAAGTTCGAGACATAGAGGCCGCAAGAAAAATAAACATGCCCATAATTAGTGTTGCTTGGGGTTATAATGGCAAGCAAATATTGTCTAGCTATAATCCTGATTACTTTGCAGAAGAAGTAACAGATATAATCAAGTTTATTAATGAATAG
- a CDS encoding class I SAM-dependent RNA methyltransferase, whose protein sequence is MNSERVRIQKLVFGGQGLTELSSGKKAFVWGVLPGEQVDIRIIKKRKDYVEAVAENIVEASTERILPSEENYLSTSPWQIMQYDAENKHKNEIISEIFGREHINLPDFKFIFKEHMFEYRNKMEFSFWGDDAGLHLALHRRGSHGKEIVNGSKLALPAVNNGAKAILSELNGCDIRAGSLKTVIVRASQSGKVASSLFVKTEDFPTLNLPDGIGGLNVWYSNPKSPASVMTKLLYSLGDDMVSDTLLGKDFVYNCDSFFQVNLPIFNEVLSTIKEYIIDGQVVDMYGGVGSIGISVANAPTIIEINETATSMAKLNTKNTNARVINTSSEKALEYIEPKTILIVDPPRAGLHGLIVKRILENPPKQIVYLSCNPSTQARDITLLKEKYDISFFEGYNFFPRTPHIETLAILQRKTI, encoded by the coding sequence ATGAATAGCGAAAGAGTGAGAATACAGAAGCTAGTCTTTGGTGGTCAAGGCCTTACAGAGCTTAGCTCGGGCAAGAAGGCTTTTGTTTGGGGTGTGCTTCCTGGAGAGCAAGTAGATATACGAATTATAAAAAAGAGGAAAGATTATGTTGAAGCTGTTGCAGAAAATATAGTAGAAGCTAGCACAGAACGTATTCTGCCAAGTGAAGAAAATTACTTGTCAACTTCTCCGTGGCAAATAATGCAGTACGACGCCGAAAATAAACACAAGAATGAAATAATTAGTGAGATTTTTGGTAGAGAACATATTAACTTACCTGACTTCAAATTTATATTTAAAGAACACATGTTTGAATATAGAAATAAAATGGAGTTTTCATTTTGGGGAGATGACGCTGGGCTACACTTGGCACTTCATCGTCGCGGAAGTCATGGCAAAGAAATTGTGAATGGTTCAAAATTAGCTCTTCCTGCTGTGAACAATGGCGCAAAGGCGATCCTAAGTGAGCTTAACGGTTGTGATATACGTGCTGGAAGTTTGAAAACGGTAATTGTACGAGCTAGCCAATCGGGTAAAGTAGCCTCTAGTTTGTTTGTAAAGACAGAAGATTTTCCAACTTTGAATTTACCTGATGGCATTGGTGGATTGAATGTCTGGTATTCTAATCCAAAAAGCCCAGCATCTGTCATGACAAAATTATTATATAGTCTGGGTGATGACATGGTTTCGGACACGCTATTAGGTAAAGATTTTGTATACAATTGTGATTCATTTTTCCAGGTTAACCTACCTATTTTTAATGAAGTTCTAAGTACTATTAAAGAGTATATTATTGATGGTCAAGTTGTAGACATGTACGGGGGCGTAGGAAGTATTGGCATCAGTGTCGCCAATGCGCCAACAATCATCGAGATTAACGAAACCGCCACCTCAATGGCTAAACTGAATACTAAAAATACGAACGCTAGAGTTATAAATACTTCATCTGAAAAAGCACTGGAATATATAGAACCTAAAACCATATTAATAGTTGATCCACCCAGAGCAGGTTTGCATGGGTTAATAGTAAAAAGAATACTCGAGAACCCACCAAAACAAATCGTTTATCTGAGTTGTAACCCATCTACTCAAGCCAGAGACATTACATTACTTAAAGAAAAATATGATATTAGTTTTTTTGAAGGCTATAACTTTTTCCCGCGAACTCCACACATTGAAACCCTGGCTATATTACAACGCAAAACTATTTAA
- the secA gene encoding preprotein translocase subunit SecA — protein sequence MNKVLKRILGDPQIKTLKRLKKRVKEINDLADKYEKMPDSKLKAQTGELKKRLKKESLDKILPDAFAVVRESASRTLKQRHFDVQLIGGMALHEGNVSEMKTGEGKTLVATLPVYLNALTEKGVHVVTVNDYLAQRDAGWMGQVYDYLGMSVGVIIPDSSFLFDRDYINDEHDDERMKHLRPCTRQEAYSADITYGTNNEFGFDYLRDNMVREEPQLRQRDLHFAIVDEVDSILIDEARTPLIISAPAAASATAYEQFSKVVRVLQDEKHYEIDEKRRAVVLTDEGIETVEKKLGIDNLYATENIRTIYHLEQALKAQAIFKRDKDYVVTKDGEIVIVDEFTGRLLKGRRYNEGLHQAIEAKEGVEVKEESMTLATISFQNYFRLYEKLSGMTGTAETESEEFHQIYELDVIQIPPNRPIARDDRGDRIYKTEAGKFKAIIKEVKMLHTKGQPVLIGTASIEKNELLGNLLKKADIPHQVLNAKNNEKEAAIVAKAGQRGAVTLATNIAGRGTDIVLDEETKKLGGLFVLGSERHESRRIDNQLRGRSGRQGDPGMTQFFVSCEDDLMRVFGGDRIKTMMERLKVDDETPIENRIISRSLEAAQKKVEGFNFDQRKNVVQYDDVMNRHRKATYTIRKEILKDGDISKRIKIFIQDEAKLMASSPQSHTAEFESILTEVFPFDEPTLDVIFDTEHDKFTKVLTQKSLELYEAREASFGAELMRTIEREIYLQILDNLWMQHLESMAHLREGINWISVGQKDPLVEYRRQSQQMFEDMQMTLRHDIVRALFSAQPIEHSHPTDTELTRAAKNSVDNADKILQAEEMHEEDFISASGDTPVFTDVSSTKKQVTTKNRKKARKAERKRKAKGRKK from the coding sequence ATGAATAAAGTACTAAAAAGAATACTAGGCGATCCACAAATTAAGACGCTTAAGCGTCTTAAAAAACGTGTTAAAGAAATTAACGACTTGGCTGACAAATACGAAAAGATGCCAGATAGTAAATTGAAGGCACAGACAGGTGAATTAAAGAAGAGGCTAAAAAAAGAATCGTTGGATAAAATCTTACCAGATGCTTTTGCAGTGGTTCGTGAGTCAGCATCTAGAACATTAAAGCAAAGACATTTCGATGTCCAGCTCATTGGAGGTATGGCACTACATGAAGGAAATGTATCTGAAATGAAAACTGGTGAGGGTAAAACCTTGGTGGCTACTTTGCCAGTATATTTAAATGCATTAACCGAGAAAGGCGTCCATGTTGTAACAGTCAATGATTATTTAGCGCAACGTGATGCTGGATGGATGGGACAAGTTTATGATTATTTGGGTATGTCGGTTGGTGTAATTATTCCCGACTCATCATTTTTGTTTGATCGAGATTACATAAATGACGAACATGACGATGAGCGGATGAAGCACCTGCGCCCTTGTACTAGGCAAGAAGCATATTCGGCAGATATTACCTACGGAACAAATAATGAGTTTGGATTTGATTATCTTAGAGATAACATGGTGCGCGAGGAGCCACAATTACGACAACGTGATTTACATTTTGCAATTGTCGATGAGGTCGACTCGATTTTGATTGATGAGGCCAGGACTCCATTGATTATTTCTGCGCCTGCGGCCGCCAGTGCGACAGCATATGAACAGTTTTCAAAAGTAGTTCGAGTATTACAAGATGAGAAGCACTATGAAATTGACGAAAAGCGCCGAGCAGTTGTTTTGACAGATGAAGGCATTGAAACAGTTGAGAAAAAATTGGGCATCGATAACCTATACGCAACTGAAAATATCCGTACAATCTATCACCTTGAACAGGCTCTTAAGGCTCAAGCAATCTTTAAAAGGGACAAAGATTATGTTGTGACCAAAGATGGCGAGATTGTTATCGTGGACGAGTTTACCGGGCGTTTACTAAAAGGACGTCGTTATAACGAAGGTCTTCACCAAGCAATTGAAGCAAAAGAAGGAGTTGAAGTAAAAGAAGAGTCAATGACTCTAGCAACAATTTCCTTCCAAAACTATTTCCGATTATACGAAAAACTATCCGGAATGACGGGTACTGCCGAAACTGAAAGCGAAGAATTCCATCAAATTTATGAGCTAGATGTTATACAGATACCTCCTAACAGACCAATCGCCAGAGATGATCGCGGAGATCGTATATACAAAACAGAAGCAGGAAAATTCAAAGCAATAATCAAAGAAGTTAAAATGCTACACACTAAAGGACAGCCTGTTTTAATTGGTACTGCGTCTATCGAGAAGAACGAATTACTCGGAAATCTGCTAAAAAAAGCAGATATTCCACATCAAGTTCTCAATGCTAAGAATAACGAGAAGGAAGCAGCCATTGTTGCTAAGGCTGGGCAAAGAGGAGCGGTAACTCTTGCAACAAACATCGCAGGTCGTGGTACGGATATTGTCTTGGATGAAGAAACAAAGAAGCTTGGTGGATTGTTTGTTTTGGGTTCTGAACGACATGAGTCACGCCGTATAGACAATCAGTTGCGTGGACGCTCTGGAAGGCAAGGCGACCCAGGTATGACTCAATTTTTTGTAAGTTGCGAGGACGACTTAATGCGTGTTTTTGGTGGTGATCGTATCAAGACCATGATGGAAAGACTAAAGGTTGACGACGAGACGCCAATAGAGAATCGAATAATTTCACGAAGCTTAGAGGCTGCACAAAAGAAGGTAGAAGGGTTTAACTTTGACCAAAGAAAGAACGTCGTTCAGTATGATGACGTAATGAATAGACATCGAAAAGCTACGTATACAATCAGGAAAGAGATCTTAAAAGACGGAGATATTAGCAAGAGAATAAAGATATTTATTCAAGACGAAGCCAAACTGATGGCGAGTTCGCCCCAGTCTCATACGGCTGAGTTTGAGAGCATATTGACAGAAGTTTTTCCGTTTGATGAGCCAACGCTAGATGTCATTTTTGATACTGAACACGATAAGTTCACTAAAGTTTTAACGCAGAAATCCTTAGAGTTATACGAGGCACGAGAAGCCTCCTTTGGAGCTGAGTTAATGAGAACAATTGAGCGAGAAATTTACCTGCAGATCTTAGACAATTTATGGATGCAACACCTAGAAAGTATGGCGCACTTACGTGAAGGCATTAACTGGATAAGTGTAGGCCAGAAGGATCCATTAGTTGAATATCGGCGTCAATCACAGCAGATGTTTGAAGATATGCAGATGACTCTGAGGCATGATATTGTTCGTGCGTTATTCTCGGCACAACCAATAGAACATAGCCATCCAACAGACACAGAACTAACGCGCGCAGCAAAAAATTCAGTAGATAATGCCGATAAAATCCTGCAAGCCGAAGAGATGCACGAAGAAGATTTTATATCTGCCTCTGGTGATACACCTGTGTTTACCGACGTAAGTTCTACAAAGAAACAAGTTACCACAAAAAATCGCAAGAAAGCACGTAAGGCGGAGCGTAAACGTAAAGCTAAAGGTCGCAAGAAATAG
- a CDS encoding PD-(D/E)XK nuclease family protein, producing MSYRKYSLPYKPGQKTPYRLSRSKLELFMQCKRCFWLDARLKISRPSSPPFNINKAIDGLFKKEFDIYRAKKEPHPLMKQAKIMAIPFAHEQLDKWRQSFGDDAGIDYLDTDTNLHIFGAVDDVWVDSKDQLIVVDYKATAKDKPVTSLGPEGSWHDMYRRQMEIYQWLFKKNGFKVSDTGYFVYATTNSLADKFDNQLKFETFVFPHKGGTDWIDKLIPEVKSVLEDDGMPPVGQSAMGGECEHCLYSRSRTELTLKFLNK from the coding sequence ATGAGCTACAGGAAGTATTCATTGCCGTATAAGCCAGGCCAAAAGACGCCATATAGATTAAGCAGAAGTAAGCTTGAGTTATTTATGCAATGCAAACGGTGTTTTTGGTTGGATGCAAGATTAAAAATTTCCAGGCCCAGTAGCCCACCGTTTAATATCAACAAAGCTATTGATGGGTTATTTAAGAAAGAGTTTGATATCTATCGAGCCAAAAAAGAACCTCATCCACTAATGAAGCAAGCCAAAATAATGGCTATTCCGTTTGCTCATGAGCAGTTAGATAAATGGCGCCAGAGCTTTGGCGATGATGCTGGTATAGATTATCTAGATACGGACACAAATCTACATATTTTTGGGGCTGTTGATGATGTGTGGGTAGATAGTAAGGATCAATTAATAGTTGTTGATTATAAGGCGACTGCCAAAGATAAACCAGTTACATCTTTGGGGCCAGAAGGGTCGTGGCACGATATGTATAGAAGGCAGATGGAGATTTACCAGTGGTTATTTAAAAAAAATGGCTTTAAGGTTAGTGATACAGGGTATTTTGTCTATGCAACAACTAATTCGTTGGCAGATAAATTTGACAATCAACTAAAGTTTGAGACTTTTGTTTTTCCTCATAAGGGTGGCACAGATTGGATAGACAAACTTATACCAGAGGTTAAAAGTGTTTTAGAAGATGATGGTATGCCGCCTGTTGGACAATCTGCTATGGGTGGAGAATGTGAACACTGCCTATATTCCAGAAGTCGTACAGAGTTAACATTGAAGTTTTTAAATAAATAA
- the raiA gene encoding ribosome-associated translation inhibitor RaiA, protein MISKIEITGVKMDVDKKLHDYVTKKIGHLDRYMPSKARQSAHAEVFLKERKIKQKKECTAEVTIRLPKGNVTAKETTINIFAAVDIVEAKLKNQIKRYKGQHSILRGHTRRLIEKFRSQSTA, encoded by the coding sequence ATGATTAGTAAAATTGAAATAACTGGCGTTAAGATGGATGTCGATAAAAAGCTACACGATTATGTTACTAAAAAAATTGGTCATCTAGATAGATACATGCCGTCTAAAGCTCGACAGAGCGCACATGCAGAGGTATTCCTAAAAGAACGCAAGATAAAACAGAAAAAAGAATGCACAGCAGAGGTTACTATTAGGTTACCAAAAGGTAATGTAACAGCTAAAGAAACAACAATAAATATTTTTGCGGCTGTTGATATAGTCGAAGCTAAGCTAAAAAACCAAATTAAGCGTTACAAGGGGCAACACTCAATCTTAAGAGGACACACACGACGCTTAATTGAAAAATTTCGTTCGCAATCTACGGCTTGA
- a CDS encoding insulinase family protein, translating to MNHKISKIDLSNGSKGLLIHIPDATVMTFEINFRAGDYLVDHQKWETPHLMEHILLGANELYPKSRDFQAELEKNGAYANASTGSYDITYEAECADFEWDRILGLLITAISKPLFLQEEFDSEFGNVREELFSRSNNHFRHLNLALRKEYGFVALTDQERLQLMSNVNVSDVREHYSATHRTPNMRFVIAGNITKSRKEIIEKLLSNIELSTEGYRTPLPDETPNSLPKPLYIENSSVENMYFYLDTFIRRRITDSESYAMMLANVILTETLHSRIYGQAREKGLVYGVSSNYARLLGSSNFWLGAQVMPGNIGELFKIILTEINNLKQGKFSEDELKASKLFALGRFQRGAQTVASTANLYSSRYFYEEEVEDYFEVPDKIQAVTKNQLEAVINTIFSENIKGFGVLGSCGEKFVDSSSKILDGLWLRG from the coding sequence ATGAATCATAAGATTTCAAAAATTGATCTTTCAAATGGATCAAAAGGATTATTGATACATATACCTGACGCTACTGTAATGACTTTCGAAATTAATTTTAGGGCAGGAGATTACTTGGTTGATCATCAAAAGTGGGAAACTCCACACTTAATGGAGCATATTTTGTTAGGCGCCAACGAACTTTATCCAAAATCAAGAGATTTTCAAGCAGAATTAGAGAAAAATGGTGCGTATGCCAATGCTAGCACAGGAAGTTATGATATTACTTATGAGGCGGAATGTGCGGATTTCGAATGGGATAGAATATTAGGGTTACTGATAACGGCTATTTCTAAGCCGCTTTTTTTGCAGGAAGAATTTGATTCAGAATTTGGCAATGTACGCGAAGAATTATTTTCAAGATCAAATAACCACTTTAGGCATCTTAATCTTGCGCTTCGAAAAGAGTATGGATTCGTGGCTTTAACCGATCAAGAGCGACTACAGTTAATGTCGAATGTTAACGTCTCGGATGTCCGCGAACACTATAGTGCAACCCATAGAACGCCAAACATGCGTTTTGTAATCGCCGGAAATATCACTAAATCTAGGAAAGAAATAATTGAGAAGTTACTTTCCAATATTGAGCTATCTACAGAAGGATACCGCACTCCATTACCTGACGAAACCCCCAACAGTTTACCTAAACCACTGTATATAGAAAATTCATCTGTCGAGAACATGTATTTTTATCTGGACACTTTTATACGTCGCCGTATTACGGATAGTGAAAGTTATGCAATGATGCTAGCAAATGTTATTCTAACAGAAACATTGCATTCTAGAATTTATGGTCAAGCTAGAGAAAAAGGACTAGTCTATGGGGTCAGCTCAAATTATGCAAGGTTGCTTGGCTCGTCAAACTTTTGGTTGGGTGCCCAGGTTATGCCAGGTAATATAGGCGAACTATTTAAGATAATTTTGACCGAAATAAATAACCTAAAGCAAGGAAAATTTTCAGAAGATGAATTAAAGGCATCAAAATTGTTTGCATTAGGTCGTTTTCAACGTGGTGCACAAACTGTTGCGAGCACTGCCAATCTGTATAGCAGTAGGTATTTTTACGAAGAAGAGGTTGAGGACTATTTTGAAGTTCCAGATAAGATCCAAGCTGTTACTAAAAACCAACTCGAAGCAGTCATAAATACGATTTTTTCGGAGAATATTAAAGGTTTTGGAGTGTTAGGAAGCTGTGGAGAGAAGTTTGTAGATAGTTCAAGTAAAATACTTGACGGTCTTTGGTTAAGGGGGTAG
- the prfB gene encoding peptide chain release factor 2, with product MSGLSTQITQLQKEVRESIKILKIEEQLQQLKNLEEDSKQPDFWSNQNVAQETMKSIASLHNKTDSWVKLEASLIELVDIDSLGDDTLTPEIDESFAKLAKKYEKLKKQLAFRDPFDDHDAILSIYAGAGGTDAQDWASMLLRMYTRWAESAGAKVELIDQSSGEEAGIKSATLSIGGLPYTYGKLKGEHGVHRLVRLSPFNSDNLRQTSFAKVDVVPKIDRPDEVEINHDELKIDVYRSGGHGGQSVNTTDSAVRVTHLPTNITVSIQNERSQLQNKETALTILRSKLAKLQLDQHKDKLQDLKGPNQSAEWGNQVRNYVLHPYKQVKDLRTHYESSDPDKVLDGNLDDLIDALVEQNSISQA from the coding sequence ATGTCAGGATTATCGACTCAGATTACGCAATTACAAAAAGAAGTCAGAGAGTCAATCAAGATCTTAAAAATAGAAGAACAGTTACAGCAACTAAAGAATTTAGAAGAAGATAGCAAACAACCAGATTTTTGGAGCAATCAAAATGTTGCACAAGAGACCATGAAGAGCATCGCAAGCTTGCACAATAAGACGGATTCTTGGGTTAAATTAGAAGCCTCGTTAATTGAACTTGTTGACATAGATTCACTGGGTGATGACACGCTCACACCAGAGATAGACGAATCATTTGCAAAATTAGCAAAAAAATATGAAAAACTAAAAAAACAACTAGCCTTCCGCGATCCTTTTGATGACCATGACGCTATATTATCAATTTACGCAGGGGCTGGAGGGACTGACGCGCAGGATTGGGCCTCAATGCTACTCAGAATGTATACCCGTTGGGCGGAGTCTGCTGGAGCAAAAGTCGAGCTGATCGATCAATCTTCTGGCGAAGAGGCAGGCATCAAAAGTGCGACACTATCTATTGGAGGCCTACCTTATACTTATGGGAAATTAAAAGGAGAACATGGCGTACATAGACTTGTACGTTTGAGTCCATTCAATTCGGATAATTTACGACAAACTAGTTTTGCAAAGGTAGATGTAGTGCCCAAAATAGATAGACCTGATGAGGTTGAAATTAATCACGATGAACTAAAAATTGATGTATATCGTTCAGGAGGACATGGGGGGCAATCAGTTAATACAACCGATTCGGCAGTACGTGTTACTCATTTGCCAACGAATATTACTGTCAGTATTCAGAACGAGCGTTCACAGTTACAAAATAAAGAAACCGCGCTAACCATTTTACGTTCAAAGCTCGCTAAACTTCAATTGGATCAACACAAAGATAAGTTACAGGACTTAAAGGGCCCAAATCAATCTGCTGAATGGGGAAACCAGGTAAGAAATTACGTCCTACACCCTTACAAACAAGTCAAAGATTTAAGGACGCATTATGAATCAAGTGACCCCGATAAGGTACTAGATGGCAACCTCGATGACTTAATAGACGCATTAGTAGAACAAAACTCGATTTCTCAAGCATAA
- the serS gene encoding serine--tRNA ligase gives MLDIQFIRDNSQLVKEKSRQKGYDIDIEQLLGFDKKRRELQNQIDILRQERNKIADSMKGAKPTTEIIEKGRQVKEQLADLEHKFTAIDQEYSELLKTVPNMPLDSVPIGDSENQNKVIKTVGEKPNFDFTPKNHAQIAEAKGWIDKERATKIAGARFVYTKGDLVRLEFALWQYAMEVLSDETILKQIIKENDLRVSSKPFVPVLPPAVAKKTVFEATGRLNREEQTYKLEDEDLWVNASAEHTISPMYMNEILTEGELPIRYVGYTTAFRKEAGTYGKDTEGIFRLHQFNKLEMESFTTAEDSLHEHLFMVAIQEYLMQQLDLPYHALEKCTADIGRPNAKGVDIEAWLPSQQAYRETHTADYITDYQARAMKTRVRKSDGSVELVHTNDATAFSQRPLIAIIENFQTKDGDVKVPKVLTKYLGGRELI, from the coding sequence ATGTTAGATATTCAGTTTATTAGGGATAATTCACAACTGGTTAAAGAAAAGTCAAGACAAAAAGGCTACGATATTGATATTGAACAGTTGCTTGGGTTTGATAAAAAACGTCGTGAGTTACAAAACCAGATAGATATTTTGCGTCAGGAGCGAAATAAAATAGCCGACTCTATGAAGGGCGCAAAACCAACGACCGAAATTATTGAAAAGGGTCGTCAAGTAAAGGAGCAACTAGCGGATTTAGAACATAAATTTACGGCAATTGATCAAGAATACAGCGAGCTACTTAAGACAGTTCCAAATATGCCCCTTGATAGTGTGCCAATAGGTGATTCTGAAAATCAAAATAAAGTTATTAAAACTGTTGGAGAGAAGCCTAACTTTGATTTTACCCCAAAAAACCATGCCCAGATTGCCGAAGCAAAAGGCTGGATAGATAAGGAGCGAGCAACAAAAATTGCTGGAGCTAGATTTGTTTACACAAAGGGGGATCTTGTAAGATTGGAATTTGCCTTGTGGCAGTATGCTATGGAAGTTTTGAGCGATGAAACCATTCTTAAGCAGATCATTAAAGAAAATGATTTACGAGTTAGCTCAAAGCCATTTGTTCCAGTTTTGCCTCCGGCAGTAGCAAAAAAGACCGTCTTTGAGGCAACAGGTCGGCTGAATCGTGAAGAGCAAACTTACAAACTTGAAGACGAAGACCTATGGGTTAATGCCAGCGCAGAACACACTATTTCCCCAATGTATATGAATGAGATTCTAACAGAGGGCGAGCTACCAATCAGGTACGTTGGGTATACAACGGCATTTCGTAAAGAGGCTGGGACTTACGGCAAGGATACCGAAGGGATTTTTCGCCTACATCAATTTAATAAGCTAGAAATGGAAAGTTTTACAACTGCAGAAGATTCATTACATGAGCATCTATTTATGGTGGCTATCCAAGAATATTTAATGCAACAACTTGATTTGCCATATCACGCGCTAGAAAAGTGTACTGCTGACATTGGCCGTCCTAACGCTAAGGGTGTCGATATTGAAGCTTGGCTTCCTAGCCAACAAGCCTATAGAGAAACTCACACCGCCGACTACATTACTGACTATCAGGCTCGTGCTATGAAGACTCGTGTGCGTAAAAGTGATGGCTCGGTTGAGCTTGTTCATACAAATGATGCTACTGCATTCTCTCAACGTCCATTAATTGCTATTATTGAGAATTTCCAAACTAAAGATGGTGACGTTAAAGTACCAAAAGTGCTTACTAAGTATTTAGGTGGGCGTGAGCTAATTTAG